From Phycodurus eques isolate BA_2022a chromosome 1, UOR_Pequ_1.1, whole genome shotgun sequence, one genomic window encodes:
- the LOC133404242 gene encoding dnaJ homolog subfamily C member 16-like isoform X2, whose product MSLPLAVIVVLSVLELGVNHAGPELDPYKTLGVTKGASQVEIKKVYKRLAREWHPDKNKNPGAEDMFIRITKSYEILSSEDKRANYDRYGQTDDTQPYGSGHYSGHRHDNFNFEESYFNFPFNSKSHRDFSDSKYSLHFNQYVNDVVPDSFRRPYLIKITSDWCFNCIHIEPVWKEVVQEMETLGVGIGVVDVGYERRLANHLGAHRTPSILGVINGKVTFFHFAVAKEHLRQFVEDLLPQRLVEWVSDKNDQQFLNSWHKLNKPHVLLFDQVPVVPLLYKLTAFAYKDYMQFGYVDQGLSETASLQRQFNINTYAPTMLVFKENTDNPADIIQTKGMKKQIIDEFMSNNKFLLAPRLVNQKLFDELCPVKQFHRRRKYCVLLMTGDGESFSPGKQAFLSFASSNTKEVVRFAYVYQQLQQPLCNILMTSKDSTQGPLPPQVVILERRNAAGKAFFKPVTIWNGSEEDKQRLVEELERLQKDPSILIHDAMLPELNNEFASIFVIQWVYAFYDYLSEVIDDILHNNWREMMPLLSLIFSALFILFGTVVIQAFSDSSDENSAKPKAKDGPKTENGSSGSGGASSRPPKKNFVEVTELTDITYISNLVRLRQGHMNIVLVITDASKNILLSKFAKEVYSFTGILTLHFSFLNTDKHSEWMCTLLNSAQDSAHIDACHDDEVSANMDYTGYVLALNGHKKYFCLFKPVYTGEDPDSKTPENESGTLVRRPRAASRDDHPQRKSARSRSTSTLQIHHKLDRLGLWMERLRECTLPRYYILAWPGLDKITPSK is encoded by the exons ATGTCTCTTCCACTGGCTGTCATAGTAGTCCTCTCTGTGCTGGAGCTAGGCGTGAACCACGCTGGACCGGAGCTGGACCCATACAAAACGTTGGGTGTCACCAAAGGTGCAAGCCAGGTTGAGATTAAGAAAGTCTACAAGCGTCTCGCTAGAGAATG GCatcctgacaaaaacaaaaatccggGAGCTGAGGATATGTTTATCAGGATTACCAAATCGTACGAG ATTCTATCCAGTGAGGACAAACGTGCCAACTATGACCGCTACGGGCAGACGGACGACACCCAGCCGTACGGCAGCGGCCACTACAGTGGTCACCGCCACGACAACTTCAACTTCGAAGAGTCCTACTTTAACTTCCCATTCAATAGCAAGAGTCACCGCGACTTTTCCGACAGCAAGTACTCGCTACACTTTAACCAGTATGTTAACGACGTGGTGCCTGATAGCTTCAGGAGACCGTACCTGATCAAGATCACCTCCGACTGGTGCTTCAACTGCATCCACATCGAGCCTGTGTGGAAAGAGGTGGTGCAGGAAATGGAGACGCTAG GTGTCGGGATCGGGGTGGTGGATGTTGGCTATGAGAGACGGTTAGCCAATCACCTCGGCGCTCATCGTACGCCATCTATACTTGGAGTCATAAATGGCAAAGTGACGTTCTTCCATTTCGCTGTAGCAAAGGAGCACCTGAGGCAGTTTGTGGAAGACCTTCTTCCACAAAGACTCGTGGAGTGG GTCAGCGACAAAAACGACCAGCAGTTCTTGAACAGTTGGCACAAACTCAACAAGCCACACGTGCTGCTGTTTGACCAAGTGCCTGTAGTTCCCTTACTTTATAAA CTGACGGCTTTTGCGTACAAGGACTACATGCAGTTTGGCTATGTGGACCAGGGCCTTTCAGAGACGGCCAGTCTGCAGAGACAGTTTAATATCAACACCTACGCCCCCACCATGCTGGTTTTCAAAGAGAACACGGACAACCCCGCTGATATCATACAG ACTAAAGGAATGAAAAAGCAGATTATCGACGAGTTCATGTCAAACAACAAATTTCTCCTCGCACCGAGGCTGGTGAATCAGAAGCTCTTTGACGAGCTCTGTCCTGTCAAGCAGTTTCACAGACGACGGAA ATACTGCGTGCTGCTGATGACAGGCGACGGCGAGAGCTTTTCTCCAGGCAAACAAGCGTTTCTGTCTTTCGCCTCCAGTAACACGAAGGAAGTTGTGAGATTTGCTTATGTTTACCAACAACTGCAGCAACCACTTTGTAACATCCTGATGACCAGCAAGGACAGCACACAGGGACCACTGCCGCCGCAG GTGGTGATCCTGGAGAGGCGCAATGCTGCCGGGAAGGCCTTTTTCAAGCCAGTGACCATTTGGAACGGCAGTGAAGAAGACAAGCAGCGCCTTGTGGAAGAGTTGGAGCGACTCCAGAAGGACCCGTCCATTCTGATCCATGATGCCATGCTGCCTGAGCTCAACAATGAGTTTGCATCT ATATTTGTTATCCAATGGGTCTATGCATTTTATGATTACCTCTCTGAAGTCATCGATGACATTCTGCACAACAACTG GCGTGAGATGATGCCTTTGCTGTCCCTCATCTTTTCTGCCTTATTTATCCTGTTTGGAACTGTGGTCATCCAAGCATTCAG TGACTCAAGTGACGAAAACTCTGCAAAACCAAAAGCAAAAGATGGACCTAAAACAGAAAACGGATCGTCAGGGAGTGGTGGTGCGTCAAG TCGGCCTCCCAAGAAGAACTTTGTGGAGGTGACCGAGTTGACAGACATCACCTACATAAGCAACCTGGTGAGGCTGAGGCAAGGACACATGAACATTGTGCTCGTGATCACAGATGCGTCGAAGAACATTCTGCTCAGCAAATTTGCCAAAGAAGTCTACTCCTTCACGGG GATCCTGACGCTGCATTTCTCCTTCCTGAATACGGACAAGCACAGCGAGTGGATGTGCACGCTGTTAAACAGTGCACAGGACAGCGCGCACATCGACGCATGCCATGACGACGAAGTCAGCGCCAATATGGACTACACCGGCTACGTGTTGGCACTCAACGGCCACAAAAAGTACTTCTGTCTGTTTAAGCCCGTCTACACTGGGGAAGACCCGGACAGCAAGACGCCGGAGAATGAATCTGGCACGTTGGTGAGGCGGCCGAGGGCGGCTTCGCGTGACGATCACCCTCAACGCAAATCGGCCCGCTCTCGCAGTACTTCCACCCTCCAGATCCACCATAAACTGGACCGCTTGGGGTTGTGGATGGAAAGGCTCAGGGAGTGCACCTTGCCCCGTTACTACATTCTCGCCTGGCCAGGACTCGACAAGATAACCCCCAGTAAATAG
- the LOC133404242 gene encoding dnaJ homolog subfamily C member 16-like isoform X1, whose protein sequence is MSLPLAVIVVLSVLELGVNHAGPELDPYKTLGVTKGASQVEIKKVYKRLAREWHPDKNKNPGAEDMFIRITKSYEILSSEDKRANYDRYGQTDDTQPYGSGHYSGHRHDNFNFEESYFNFPFNSKSHRDFSDSKYSLHFNQYVNDVVPDSFRRPYLIKITSDWCFNCIHIEPVWKEVVQEMETLGLESTRHLVAEIWRYIFKGCAWAQLICAGVGIGVVDVGYERRLANHLGAHRTPSILGVINGKVTFFHFAVAKEHLRQFVEDLLPQRLVEWVSDKNDQQFLNSWHKLNKPHVLLFDQVPVVPLLYKLTAFAYKDYMQFGYVDQGLSETASLQRQFNINTYAPTMLVFKENTDNPADIIQTKGMKKQIIDEFMSNNKFLLAPRLVNQKLFDELCPVKQFHRRRKYCVLLMTGDGESFSPGKQAFLSFASSNTKEVVRFAYVYQQLQQPLCNILMTSKDSTQGPLPPQVVILERRNAAGKAFFKPVTIWNGSEEDKQRLVEELERLQKDPSILIHDAMLPELNNEFASIFVIQWVYAFYDYLSEVIDDILHNNWREMMPLLSLIFSALFILFGTVVIQAFSDSSDENSAKPKAKDGPKTENGSSGSGGASSRPPKKNFVEVTELTDITYISNLVRLRQGHMNIVLVITDASKNILLSKFAKEVYSFTGILTLHFSFLNTDKHSEWMCTLLNSAQDSAHIDACHDDEVSANMDYTGYVLALNGHKKYFCLFKPVYTGEDPDSKTPENESGTLVRRPRAASRDDHPQRKSARSRSTSTLQIHHKLDRLGLWMERLRECTLPRYYILAWPGLDKITPSK, encoded by the exons ATGTCTCTTCCACTGGCTGTCATAGTAGTCCTCTCTGTGCTGGAGCTAGGCGTGAACCACGCTGGACCGGAGCTGGACCCATACAAAACGTTGGGTGTCACCAAAGGTGCAAGCCAGGTTGAGATTAAGAAAGTCTACAAGCGTCTCGCTAGAGAATG GCatcctgacaaaaacaaaaatccggGAGCTGAGGATATGTTTATCAGGATTACCAAATCGTACGAG ATTCTATCCAGTGAGGACAAACGTGCCAACTATGACCGCTACGGGCAGACGGACGACACCCAGCCGTACGGCAGCGGCCACTACAGTGGTCACCGCCACGACAACTTCAACTTCGAAGAGTCCTACTTTAACTTCCCATTCAATAGCAAGAGTCACCGCGACTTTTCCGACAGCAAGTACTCGCTACACTTTAACCAGTATGTTAACGACGTGGTGCCTGATAGCTTCAGGAGACCGTACCTGATCAAGATCACCTCCGACTGGTGCTTCAACTGCATCCACATCGAGCCTGTGTGGAAAGAGGTGGTGCAGGAAATGGAGACGCTAGGTTTGGAATCCACACGTCATTTAGTAGCGGAGATTTGGAGGTACATTTTCAAAGGATGTGCTTGGGCACAACTCATCTGTGCAGGTGTCGGGATCGGGGTGGTGGATGTTGGCTATGAGAGACGGTTAGCCAATCACCTCGGCGCTCATCGTACGCCATCTATACTTGGAGTCATAAATGGCAAAGTGACGTTCTTCCATTTCGCTGTAGCAAAGGAGCACCTGAGGCAGTTTGTGGAAGACCTTCTTCCACAAAGACTCGTGGAGTGG GTCAGCGACAAAAACGACCAGCAGTTCTTGAACAGTTGGCACAAACTCAACAAGCCACACGTGCTGCTGTTTGACCAAGTGCCTGTAGTTCCCTTACTTTATAAA CTGACGGCTTTTGCGTACAAGGACTACATGCAGTTTGGCTATGTGGACCAGGGCCTTTCAGAGACGGCCAGTCTGCAGAGACAGTTTAATATCAACACCTACGCCCCCACCATGCTGGTTTTCAAAGAGAACACGGACAACCCCGCTGATATCATACAG ACTAAAGGAATGAAAAAGCAGATTATCGACGAGTTCATGTCAAACAACAAATTTCTCCTCGCACCGAGGCTGGTGAATCAGAAGCTCTTTGACGAGCTCTGTCCTGTCAAGCAGTTTCACAGACGACGGAA ATACTGCGTGCTGCTGATGACAGGCGACGGCGAGAGCTTTTCTCCAGGCAAACAAGCGTTTCTGTCTTTCGCCTCCAGTAACACGAAGGAAGTTGTGAGATTTGCTTATGTTTACCAACAACTGCAGCAACCACTTTGTAACATCCTGATGACCAGCAAGGACAGCACACAGGGACCACTGCCGCCGCAG GTGGTGATCCTGGAGAGGCGCAATGCTGCCGGGAAGGCCTTTTTCAAGCCAGTGACCATTTGGAACGGCAGTGAAGAAGACAAGCAGCGCCTTGTGGAAGAGTTGGAGCGACTCCAGAAGGACCCGTCCATTCTGATCCATGATGCCATGCTGCCTGAGCTCAACAATGAGTTTGCATCT ATATTTGTTATCCAATGGGTCTATGCATTTTATGATTACCTCTCTGAAGTCATCGATGACATTCTGCACAACAACTG GCGTGAGATGATGCCTTTGCTGTCCCTCATCTTTTCTGCCTTATTTATCCTGTTTGGAACTGTGGTCATCCAAGCATTCAG TGACTCAAGTGACGAAAACTCTGCAAAACCAAAAGCAAAAGATGGACCTAAAACAGAAAACGGATCGTCAGGGAGTGGTGGTGCGTCAAG TCGGCCTCCCAAGAAGAACTTTGTGGAGGTGACCGAGTTGACAGACATCACCTACATAAGCAACCTGGTGAGGCTGAGGCAAGGACACATGAACATTGTGCTCGTGATCACAGATGCGTCGAAGAACATTCTGCTCAGCAAATTTGCCAAAGAAGTCTACTCCTTCACGGG GATCCTGACGCTGCATTTCTCCTTCCTGAATACGGACAAGCACAGCGAGTGGATGTGCACGCTGTTAAACAGTGCACAGGACAGCGCGCACATCGACGCATGCCATGACGACGAAGTCAGCGCCAATATGGACTACACCGGCTACGTGTTGGCACTCAACGGCCACAAAAAGTACTTCTGTCTGTTTAAGCCCGTCTACACTGGGGAAGACCCGGACAGCAAGACGCCGGAGAATGAATCTGGCACGTTGGTGAGGCGGCCGAGGGCGGCTTCGCGTGACGATCACCCTCAACGCAAATCGGCCCGCTCTCGCAGTACTTCCACCCTCCAGATCCACCATAAACTGGACCGCTTGGGGTTGTGGATGGAAAGGCTCAGGGAGTGCACCTTGCCCCGTTACTACATTCTCGCCTGGCCAGGACTCGACAAGATAACCCCCAGTAAATAG
- the LOC133404242 gene encoding dnaJ homolog subfamily C member 16-like isoform X3, which yields MQFGYVDQGLSETASLQRQFNINTYAPTMLVFKENTDNPADIIQTKGMKKQIIDEFMSNNKFLLAPRLVNQKLFDELCPVKQFHRRRKYCVLLMTGDGESFSPGKQAFLSFASSNTKEVVRFAYVYQQLQQPLCNILMTSKDSTQGPLPPQVVILERRNAAGKAFFKPVTIWNGSEEDKQRLVEELERLQKDPSILIHDAMLPELNNEFASIFVIQWVYAFYDYLSEVIDDILHNNWREMMPLLSLIFSALFILFGTVVIQAFSDSSDENSAKPKAKDGPKTENGSSGSGGASSRPPKKNFVEVTELTDITYISNLVRLRQGHMNIVLVITDASKNILLSKFAKEVYSFTGILTLHFSFLNTDKHSEWMCTLLNSAQDSAHIDACHDDEVSANMDYTGYVLALNGHKKYFCLFKPVYTGEDPDSKTPENESGTLVRRPRAASRDDHPQRKSARSRSTSTLQIHHKLDRLGLWMERLRECTLPRYYILAWPGLDKITPSK from the exons ATGCAGTTTGGCTATGTGGACCAGGGCCTTTCAGAGACGGCCAGTCTGCAGAGACAGTTTAATATCAACACCTACGCCCCCACCATGCTGGTTTTCAAAGAGAACACGGACAACCCCGCTGATATCATACAG ACTAAAGGAATGAAAAAGCAGATTATCGACGAGTTCATGTCAAACAACAAATTTCTCCTCGCACCGAGGCTGGTGAATCAGAAGCTCTTTGACGAGCTCTGTCCTGTCAAGCAGTTTCACAGACGACGGAA ATACTGCGTGCTGCTGATGACAGGCGACGGCGAGAGCTTTTCTCCAGGCAAACAAGCGTTTCTGTCTTTCGCCTCCAGTAACACGAAGGAAGTTGTGAGATTTGCTTATGTTTACCAACAACTGCAGCAACCACTTTGTAACATCCTGATGACCAGCAAGGACAGCACACAGGGACCACTGCCGCCGCAG GTGGTGATCCTGGAGAGGCGCAATGCTGCCGGGAAGGCCTTTTTCAAGCCAGTGACCATTTGGAACGGCAGTGAAGAAGACAAGCAGCGCCTTGTGGAAGAGTTGGAGCGACTCCAGAAGGACCCGTCCATTCTGATCCATGATGCCATGCTGCCTGAGCTCAACAATGAGTTTGCATCT ATATTTGTTATCCAATGGGTCTATGCATTTTATGATTACCTCTCTGAAGTCATCGATGACATTCTGCACAACAACTG GCGTGAGATGATGCCTTTGCTGTCCCTCATCTTTTCTGCCTTATTTATCCTGTTTGGAACTGTGGTCATCCAAGCATTCAG TGACTCAAGTGACGAAAACTCTGCAAAACCAAAAGCAAAAGATGGACCTAAAACAGAAAACGGATCGTCAGGGAGTGGTGGTGCGTCAAG TCGGCCTCCCAAGAAGAACTTTGTGGAGGTGACCGAGTTGACAGACATCACCTACATAAGCAACCTGGTGAGGCTGAGGCAAGGACACATGAACATTGTGCTCGTGATCACAGATGCGTCGAAGAACATTCTGCTCAGCAAATTTGCCAAAGAAGTCTACTCCTTCACGGG GATCCTGACGCTGCATTTCTCCTTCCTGAATACGGACAAGCACAGCGAGTGGATGTGCACGCTGTTAAACAGTGCACAGGACAGCGCGCACATCGACGCATGCCATGACGACGAAGTCAGCGCCAATATGGACTACACCGGCTACGTGTTGGCACTCAACGGCCACAAAAAGTACTTCTGTCTGTTTAAGCCCGTCTACACTGGGGAAGACCCGGACAGCAAGACGCCGGAGAATGAATCTGGCACGTTGGTGAGGCGGCCGAGGGCGGCTTCGCGTGACGATCACCCTCAACGCAAATCGGCCCGCTCTCGCAGTACTTCCACCCTCCAGATCCACCATAAACTGGACCGCTTGGGGTTGTGGATGGAAAGGCTCAGGGAGTGCACCTTGCCCCGTTACTACATTCTCGCCTGGCCAGGACTCGACAAGATAACCCCCAGTAAATAG